Proteins co-encoded in one Arthrobacter alpinus genomic window:
- a CDS encoding carbohydrate ABC transporter permease → MTTISKPHKQSTGLRWPRKEAPERAAWEEAPTPVMKVAKTTTLIIVVLAVLLPLYTIVLTSISTQATITNAGGLVIIPGEISWDAYRQIFTGGVVTRAIMVSVGITAVGTILSLVVSVLCAYGLSRPGTLAHTPLLFVLLITMFFAAGMIPSYLLVSGLGMIDSYAALILPSCISVFNIIILRGFFMGIDQGILDSARIDGASEWRILGQIVLPMSKAVTAVIALFYGVGYWNAFFNAILYINDSSKNPLQVVLRSYVLQGVSVPGQISVGQGVAASLALQMAVIVVAMVPILFVYPFVQKHFTKGVMIGAVKG, encoded by the coding sequence ATGACCACCATTTCAAAGCCACACAAGCAATCCACTGGACTTCGTTGGCCGCGCAAGGAGGCCCCGGAACGTGCCGCATGGGAGGAAGCCCCCACACCGGTGATGAAGGTGGCTAAAACAACAACGCTCATCATTGTTGTCTTGGCAGTCCTGCTACCGCTCTACACCATTGTTTTGACCAGCATCTCCACCCAGGCAACCATCACCAACGCTGGCGGACTGGTTATTATCCCGGGTGAAATCTCTTGGGACGCGTACCGGCAAATCTTCACGGGAGGGGTTGTCACGCGAGCCATCATGGTCAGCGTTGGCATTACCGCCGTGGGCACAATCTTGAGTTTGGTGGTTTCGGTGCTGTGCGCCTACGGCCTTTCCCGACCCGGTACGCTCGCCCACACCCCGTTGCTGTTCGTTCTGCTGATCACCATGTTCTTTGCCGCCGGCATGATCCCGTCCTATTTGCTGGTCTCCGGCTTGGGCATGATCGACAGCTACGCGGCACTGATCCTGCCCAGTTGTATCTCCGTCTTCAACATCATCATCCTGCGCGGCTTCTTCATGGGCATCGATCAGGGCATCCTTGACAGCGCCCGCATTGATGGCGCTAGCGAGTGGCGCATTTTGGGCCAGATCGTGTTGCCGATGTCCAAGGCCGTCACCGCTGTGATCGCACTATTTTACGGTGTGGGCTACTGGAATGCTTTCTTCAACGCCATCTTGTACATCAATGACAGCTCAAAGAATCCGCTCCAGGTGGTGCTGCGTTCCTACGTGCTGCAGGGTGTTTCCGTGCCTGGCCAGATCTCCGTGGGACAGGGTGTCGCGGCGTCACTGGCCTTGCAGATGGCCGTGATTGTGGTGGCCATGGTGCCGATCCTGTTCGTGTACCCGTTTGTGCAGAAGCACTTCACCAAGGGCGTCATGATTGGTGCGGTGAAGGGCTAA
- a CDS encoding beta-galactosidase: MNRQQLGLASSMPGEGLIFGADYNPEQWPKASWPTDVALMKEAGINLVTVGVFSWAQLEPEEGQWNFTWLDEVLGLLHAGGIRVSLATPTASPPPWLGKLYPQTLPTDAAGHTLWYGSRNQFNPSSPKYRAAAASITAKLAERYAQHPALAMWHVGNELGQISFDDESACAFREWLMGKYVTLERLNDAWGTTFWSQQYSTWDEILPPRSAPYIGNPGQELDFKRFTSDQLVSLFQAERDIISRYDTTHPITTNMMGFFHGMDYNSLARETDFVANDWYTDPGDPQSWQLGALTHDLCRGLSGGKPWLLMESATSAVNWRGHNVAKEPGALQVDALSAVARGADGVCFFQFRQSSFGAERFHSAVVPLAGSKTRVFREAAALGAYMAQLGALAGTPSQTRIAILFDWSSWWAAESTARPSEKLQVMEQLLAYYRPLLRHGLSVEVVHPDTNLGRFDLVLLPNLFLLGRQQAAALKHYVSNGGHMVVGPFSAVADEEAKLATGRFPGALSDVLGVSGEEWLPLDKPVPLVFTSSSTGTQLLDIHASIWSEDLELHGPNTRTLAYFGVGRLAGKPAITANPWGAGEAWYVGADLPAEALEALVMSAVAAAGIQVPVPLGLPDDIEAVERGDQLFLLNHGPTLSTVELPGNFGTSTTITLPPYGTKVLSQKQNRVYS; the protein is encoded by the coding sequence ATGAACAGGCAGCAACTTGGACTGGCCTCGTCCATGCCGGGTGAAGGACTCATCTTTGGTGCCGACTACAACCCGGAGCAGTGGCCCAAGGCAAGCTGGCCAACTGATGTTGCGCTCATGAAGGAAGCCGGGATCAACCTGGTCACAGTGGGTGTGTTCAGCTGGGCTCAGCTCGAGCCCGAAGAAGGCCAGTGGAACTTCACGTGGCTCGATGAGGTGTTGGGTCTGCTTCATGCAGGCGGGATTCGGGTCAGTCTCGCAACACCCACAGCATCCCCGCCACCCTGGCTGGGGAAACTGTATCCACAAACACTGCCCACCGATGCCGCGGGCCACACCCTTTGGTACGGCTCCCGCAATCAGTTCAACCCTTCATCGCCCAAGTACCGCGCAGCGGCCGCAAGCATTACGGCCAAACTTGCCGAACGCTATGCCCAGCATCCGGCTCTGGCCATGTGGCATGTGGGTAATGAGCTGGGTCAGATCAGTTTTGACGACGAGAGCGCCTGCGCATTCCGTGAATGGTTGATGGGCAAGTACGTGACCTTGGAGCGGCTCAATGATGCTTGGGGAACCACGTTTTGGTCCCAGCAGTATTCAACGTGGGACGAGATCTTGCCTCCACGCAGCGCCCCCTACATTGGAAACCCTGGGCAGGAACTGGACTTCAAGCGGTTTACTTCGGATCAGCTTGTCTCCTTGTTTCAGGCGGAGCGGGACATCATCTCGCGGTACGACACCACCCATCCCATCACCACCAACATGATGGGCTTCTTCCACGGCATGGACTACAACTCCTTGGCCCGCGAGACGGACTTTGTTGCCAATGACTGGTACACGGATCCCGGCGATCCGCAGTCGTGGCAATTGGGCGCGTTGACCCATGACCTGTGCCGTGGACTCAGCGGTGGCAAACCGTGGTTGTTGATGGAATCAGCCACCTCAGCGGTGAATTGGCGAGGGCACAATGTGGCCAAGGAGCCAGGGGCATTGCAAGTGGATGCACTCTCAGCCGTGGCCCGTGGGGCCGATGGCGTGTGCTTCTTCCAGTTCCGTCAATCCTCTTTTGGTGCCGAACGGTTCCATTCAGCGGTGGTCCCTCTGGCCGGCAGCAAAACTCGCGTTTTCCGCGAAGCGGCAGCACTTGGCGCTTACATGGCCCAGCTCGGCGCCCTGGCCGGGACGCCGAGCCAAACCCGAATTGCGATCCTGTTCGACTGGTCCAGTTGGTGGGCTGCAGAATCTACGGCACGCCCCTCTGAAAAGTTGCAGGTCATGGAGCAGTTGCTGGCCTACTACCGGCCGTTATTGCGGCATGGCCTGTCGGTTGAAGTGGTGCATCCGGACACCAACTTGGGCCGCTTTGACCTGGTCCTGCTGCCGAACTTGTTCCTTCTTGGCCGCCAACAGGCCGCCGCGTTGAAGCACTACGTTTCCAACGGCGGGCACATGGTGGTGGGCCCCTTCAGCGCAGTAGCCGATGAGGAAGCCAAACTCGCCACGGGCCGTTTCCCCGGAGCTCTCTCTGATGTTCTGGGTGTCTCCGGTGAGGAATGGTTACCCCTGGACAAACCCGTGCCACTCGTCTTCACCAGCTCATCGACGGGTACCCAACTACTGGACATCCATGCATCGATCTGGTCCGAAGATTTGGAACTTCACGGCCCCAACACGCGCACCCTGGCCTACTTCGGAGTGGGGCGCTTGGCGGGTAAACCAGCCATCACCGCGAACCCGTGGGGTGCCGGTGAGGCTTGGTACGTGGGTGCTGATCTCCCGGCCGAGGCCTTGGAAGCACTTGTCATGTCCGCCGTCGCCGCGGCCGGGATTCAAGTGCCGGTGCCGTTGGGGCTACCTGACGATATTGAGGCTGTGGAACGTGGGGATCAGCTGTTCCTGCTCAATCACGGCCCCACCCTCTCCACCGTTGAACTGCCCGGAAACTTCGGCACAAGCACCACCATCACACTTCCCCCATATGGGACAAAAGTACTTTCACAAAAGCAGAATCGAGTCTATTCATGA
- a CDS encoding ABC transporter permease subunit — translation METLLTKEAAASSGTVDSGEGAATGGPKRRRSSSKGPKVKQEVRAGLGLKARFRRDKSLIFMTLPAVLLLAVFAYVPILGNVVAFQDYSPFVGIPDSPWVGLDNFVRVLTDTNFWLAVKNTLVITAFQLFFFFPIPIFLAILLNSLVSPAVRATIQAIVYLPHFFSWVLVVAVFQQILGGAGLLNQQLLANGWQGMDIMTNPDTFLFLITSQSIWKDAGWGMIVFLAALNAIDPSQYEAAAVDGAGRWKRMWHVTLPGLRPVIILLLILRLGDSLSVGFEQLILQRDAVGAGASEVLDTFVYYTGVQNGDWSYAAAAGLLKGLVSLALILGANKVAHLFGEAGVYSKS, via the coding sequence ATGGAAACCCTACTGACAAAGGAGGCAGCTGCCTCCTCCGGGACCGTGGACTCCGGCGAAGGTGCGGCTACCGGAGGCCCCAAGCGCCGTCGCTCCTCTTCCAAGGGTCCCAAGGTGAAGCAGGAAGTGAGGGCAGGGCTGGGCCTGAAGGCCCGGTTCCGCCGGGACAAGTCCTTGATCTTCATGACCCTGCCCGCAGTGCTATTGCTGGCAGTCTTCGCCTACGTCCCCATCTTGGGCAACGTAGTGGCGTTCCAGGACTACTCACCCTTCGTGGGAATCCCGGACAGCCCATGGGTAGGTTTAGATAACTTTGTGCGGGTACTGACCGATACCAATTTCTGGTTGGCCGTCAAGAACACTCTGGTGATCACGGCATTCCAGTTGTTCTTCTTCTTTCCCATTCCCATCTTCTTGGCAATCCTGCTCAACTCGCTGGTTAGCCCAGCAGTGCGTGCCACCATTCAGGCCATTGTCTACCTGCCTCATTTCTTCTCGTGGGTCCTGGTGGTTGCTGTGTTCCAGCAGATCTTGGGTGGCGCCGGGTTGTTGAACCAGCAACTGCTGGCCAACGGCTGGCAGGGCATGGACATCATGACCAACCCGGACACCTTCTTGTTCCTGATCACCTCGCAGAGCATTTGGAAGGACGCCGGATGGGGCATGATCGTGTTCCTCGCGGCGCTGAACGCCATTGACCCGTCACAGTACGAGGCGGCAGCCGTGGACGGTGCCGGCCGTTGGAAACGCATGTGGCATGTCACCTTGCCCGGCTTGCGCCCGGTCATCATCTTGCTGTTGATTCTCCGTCTGGGTGATTCACTCTCGGTCGGCTTCGAACAGCTGATCCTGCAGCGCGATGCTGTGGGTGCCGGAGCCTCGGAAGTACTGGACACCTTCGTGTACTACACAGGTGTGCAAAACGGTGACTGGAGCTACGCAGCAGCGGCCGGTCTACTCAAGGGCCTGGTCTCACTGGCTCTTATCCTCGGGGCCAACAAGGTAGCTCATCTATTCGGAGAAGCAGGGGTGTATTCCAAGTCATGA
- the yicI gene encoding alpha-xylosidase, with the protein MKFTDGYWLHRPGITALNPRDVSEVVADGSKLEVFAPTQRINARGDALNCPQLTITFDSPLEDVISVTIEHFQGALDLGPHFDVAEGNPEVTISIEENQTVYTSGALSARIKTDGDWGVDFMAGGHVLTSSVPRSIGVISDAAGKNYVHEQLTLGVGTNVYGLGERFGAFVKNGQSVDVWNEDGGTSSDLAYKNVPFYLTNNGYGVFVNHPERVSFEVGSEVVSRTQFSVEGQKLQYFVIHGDTPKDILARYTELTGRPSRIPAWSYGLWLSTSFTTNYNEETVMSFIDGMEERGLPLSVFHFDCHWMRAFHWSDFIWDPATFPDPEGMLSRLHERGLKVCVWINPYIAQRSYLFKEGMELGYLVKNADGSIWQWDMWQAGMALVDFTNPEAARWYQEKLRTLMGQGVDSFKTDFGERIPTTVRWHDGSSPERMHNYYAQLYNQTVFDLLTKELGHGEAVLFARSATAGGQKLPVHWGGDCESTFAAMSESLRGGLSLASSGFGFWSHDIGGFEGTPDPDIFKRWIAFGLLSSHSRLHGSNSYRVPWLVDDESSDVLRHFTNLKMRLMPYLLASAEEAYTAGTPMMRPMFLEFPQDPGCAALDRQYMLGSDVLVAPVMDASGSVQFYLPEGTWTHLETGEQLQGPAWHTKTFSVLSAATYVRPGAVLPLGTVNDRPEYAWNKEVEFVAFAPSEGQQSVVSIPTQSGGTALFDVTVTKVDGGASQVTAVER; encoded by the coding sequence ATGAAATTCACCGACGGATACTGGCTGCACCGCCCTGGGATCACAGCCTTGAACCCGCGCGATGTGTCCGAGGTTGTTGCCGACGGCAGCAAGCTCGAGGTGTTCGCTCCCACCCAGCGCATCAACGCTCGTGGCGATGCGCTGAACTGCCCGCAGCTGACCATCACTTTTGATTCCCCGCTAGAAGATGTCATCTCTGTGACGATTGAGCATTTTCAAGGGGCACTCGATCTGGGTCCGCACTTTGACGTGGCGGAGGGCAACCCCGAGGTCACCATCTCCATCGAAGAAAATCAGACGGTGTACACCTCTGGTGCCTTGAGCGCACGGATCAAGACCGACGGCGACTGGGGCGTTGACTTCATGGCCGGCGGTCATGTGCTTACCAGTTCGGTCCCCAGGAGCATTGGCGTGATTTCCGATGCTGCCGGAAAGAACTACGTGCATGAGCAGCTCACCTTGGGTGTGGGGACCAATGTGTATGGTTTAGGCGAGCGGTTTGGCGCGTTCGTGAAGAACGGCCAATCGGTGGACGTCTGGAATGAAGACGGTGGAACCTCCAGCGATCTGGCCTACAAGAATGTGCCGTTTTACCTGACGAACAACGGCTACGGCGTTTTCGTGAACCATCCGGAGCGGGTCTCCTTCGAGGTGGGTTCCGAGGTGGTCTCACGCACGCAGTTCAGCGTTGAGGGCCAGAAGTTGCAGTACTTTGTGATTCATGGGGACACCCCCAAGGACATTTTGGCTCGTTACACCGAGCTGACCGGCCGCCCTTCGCGCATCCCCGCATGGTCCTACGGGCTGTGGCTCTCCACCTCCTTCACCACCAACTACAACGAAGAAACCGTCATGTCCTTCATTGACGGTATGGAAGAGCGTGGCCTGCCGCTGTCAGTTTTCCATTTTGATTGCCATTGGATGCGTGCCTTCCACTGGTCAGATTTCATTTGGGACCCTGCCACCTTCCCGGACCCCGAGGGGATGTTGTCACGTCTGCACGAGCGTGGCTTGAAGGTCTGTGTGTGGATCAACCCCTACATTGCTCAGCGTTCCTACCTGTTCAAGGAGGGCATGGAGCTGGGGTATCTGGTCAAGAATGCGGACGGCTCTATCTGGCAGTGGGATATGTGGCAGGCAGGCATGGCGCTGGTTGATTTCACCAATCCTGAAGCCGCCCGCTGGTACCAGGAGAAGCTCCGCACTCTGATGGGCCAGGGCGTGGATTCCTTCAAGACCGACTTTGGCGAGCGGATTCCCACCACGGTGCGCTGGCACGACGGTTCCAGCCCGGAGCGGATGCATAACTACTACGCACAGCTGTACAACCAGACGGTCTTTGACTTGCTGACCAAGGAACTGGGCCACGGCGAGGCGGTCCTGTTTGCTCGCTCCGCCACCGCTGGGGGGCAGAAGCTGCCTGTTCATTGGGGCGGGGATTGCGAATCCACGTTCGCTGCCATGTCCGAGTCGTTGCGAGGTGGCTTGTCTTTGGCCTCTTCGGGCTTCGGATTCTGGAGCCACGATATTGGCGGTTTTGAAGGTACCCCGGATCCGGACATCTTCAAGCGCTGGATTGCTTTTGGCCTGCTTTCCTCCCATTCGAGGTTGCACGGTTCCAACTCGTACCGAGTGCCGTGGCTGGTGGACGATGAATCCAGCGACGTCCTCCGACATTTCACCAACCTGAAAATGCGACTCATGCCTTACCTCTTGGCCAGTGCCGAGGAGGCTTACACGGCAGGGACGCCCATGATGCGCCCCATGTTCTTGGAGTTCCCGCAGGATCCGGGTTGCGCGGCTCTGGACCGGCAGTACATGTTGGGCTCGGACGTGTTGGTAGCTCCCGTGATGGATGCCAGCGGCAGCGTTCAGTTCTACTTGCCCGAGGGCACCTGGACGCATTTGGAAACCGGCGAGCAGCTGCAAGGACCTGCGTGGCACACCAAAACGTTCTCCGTGTTGAGTGCCGCCACCTATGTCCGCCCCGGCGCGGTTCTTCCCTTGGGAACCGTCAATGACCGGCCCGAATACGCGTGGAACAAGGAGGTTGAGTTCGTCGCGTTTGCCCCCTCCGAGGGGCAGCAGTCAGTGGTCTCGATCCCCACTCAGAGCGGCGGAACGGCGCTCTTCGATGTCACCGTGACCAAGGTCGACGGCGGCGCAAGCCAGGTCACCGCCGTCGAACGCTAA
- a CDS encoding LacI family DNA-binding transcriptional regulator has protein sequence MATMNDVARAAGVSTSTVSYVLSGKRTISPDTRAQVLAAIEKLGYSPHAGARALASNRSNVLGLMVPLREDVNVSVVMQFVSAVVTTARTFEQDVLLLTQDDIDGIARVMSQSIVDGMIMMDIEAKDPRVPLLAKMRKPAVLIGLPDDAQGLSCVDFDFAAASRVAVRHLVELGHRRLALIGSPQASLERHATYADRVRNGFEAAASAANVDFASRACEPTAAALSEALKDLVTGVDAATGLVVHNEFLLPMLRDTLTEMGLSVPADVSVVAIAPTDVAMASTAPWTAVSIPAHDIGRTAVEMVMERMLTEKPAEVRLIVPSLVQRVTTAPAQASGA, from the coding sequence ATGGCCACCATGAACGATGTCGCCCGGGCGGCCGGAGTATCTACCAGCACGGTGTCATACGTGCTCAGCGGCAAGCGGACCATCTCCCCGGATACTCGGGCGCAGGTGCTGGCCGCCATTGAAAAACTTGGTTACAGCCCCCACGCGGGCGCTCGTGCCCTGGCGTCCAACCGGTCCAACGTGCTGGGCCTCATGGTTCCTTTGCGGGAAGACGTAAATGTCAGCGTCGTCATGCAGTTTGTTTCCGCCGTGGTCACCACAGCCCGAACCTTCGAACAAGACGTGCTGTTGCTGACCCAGGATGACATTGACGGGATTGCCCGGGTGATGTCCCAATCCATCGTGGACGGCATGATCATGATGGACATCGAAGCCAAAGATCCGAGGGTGCCGCTGCTTGCCAAAATGCGTAAGCCAGCCGTCCTGATTGGACTGCCCGACGACGCCCAAGGACTCAGCTGCGTAGATTTCGACTTCGCCGCAGCGTCCCGAGTAGCCGTCCGCCACTTGGTGGAACTGGGCCATCGGCGTTTGGCGCTGATTGGCTCCCCGCAGGCATCGCTGGAACGCCACGCGACCTACGCGGACAGGGTCCGTAACGGTTTCGAAGCGGCCGCGAGTGCAGCCAACGTGGACTTTGCCAGCCGCGCCTGTGAACCTACAGCTGCGGCTCTGTCCGAAGCCCTGAAGGATCTGGTCACGGGAGTCGATGCGGCCACCGGGCTGGTAGTGCATAACGAATTCCTGCTCCCGATGTTGCGCGACACCCTGACGGAGATGGGACTGAGCGTCCCTGCGGATGTCTCGGTGGTAGCCATCGCCCCCACCGACGTTGCCATGGCCAGCACGGCTCCGTGGACCGCCGTCAGCATCCCCGCCCATGACATTGGCCGGACCGCCGTCGAAATGGTCATGGAACGGATGCTCACGGAAAAGCCAGCGGAGGTGCGGCTCATTGTTCCGAGTCTGGTCCAGCGCGTAACCACGGCTCCGGCTCAGGCCAGCGGCGCCTAG
- a CDS encoding glycosyl hydrolase family 95 catalytic domain-containing protein — MSHRLDRSPHPLTTAKVTAQQLLTELPAASQTTDAHTLCFDAPAQEFTQALPLGNGRLGAMCYGGVGGGRITLNDSTAWSGGPGSEAANTRGLKDGPATIARAREAVSAGLFTAAETELAKVATAHTQSYLPFAELLLELDFGSAAQTADGAEPGVAASAQHYRRTLDLHSALHEHSYTVAGRSITEQVYVSPAHQVMVVELRVTGEPLPKVTAALASQLRIKAATSHPGAATLELQLPTNAAPDYANPPTGVEYDQPGRESLRGAVVAHWIHDGTELSGAEDQYDAGTLAAAGVSRLRLVLATATNFVGSHLPLDPQVGAPLKHATELVQAASKLTSTELFQSHTANHQELYERAELDLGSPAGDPEQPTDVRIRETPADPALAALLFNYGRYLLISSSRPGTLASTLQGIWNESMQPPWSSNFTININTQMNYWAAEASNLAECHEPLFDLLESLSQTGRHTARTVYGLEGWVAHHNTDAWAFTSPVAGDASWGFWPMGGAWLATHLIEHVRHGGSEQFAAERAWPIIKGASEFALGWLIPQADGTLGTSPSTSPENHFQTEDGTIAAAGQSSTADLTIIARLFRAALELAPAGDPLTHQLETALGRLPQIPVAPDGTISEWAQPYDQPEPTHRHVSHLYFAYPGETELTPDLAQAVARTLDARGDDSTGWSLAWKLALRARLKDTVAVERLLALVFRTAGEQHSPHAGGLYPNMFAAHPPFQIDGNFGFVAGVVECLVQSHTGHIELLPAVPSLWPQGSVRGLVVRPGIVLDLSWGSETGTPTLLSARLRAKSKTTAGPASVTWGELSAAVHVSDEAWTELTPADFSS, encoded by the coding sequence ATGAGCCACCGTCTTGACCGCAGTCCGCACCCGTTGACCACGGCGAAAGTAACAGCTCAGCAGCTCTTGACGGAGTTGCCGGCCGCCTCCCAAACAACTGACGCGCACACCCTGTGTTTCGATGCTCCAGCGCAGGAATTCACACAGGCTCTGCCACTGGGCAATGGCCGGCTCGGAGCCATGTGTTACGGAGGGGTGGGCGGCGGGCGGATCACGCTCAACGATTCCACTGCCTGGTCTGGTGGGCCCGGCAGTGAGGCGGCCAATACGCGCGGTCTCAAGGATGGTCCGGCCACCATTGCCCGGGCGCGGGAGGCAGTGTCCGCGGGGCTGTTCACTGCTGCCGAAACCGAATTGGCCAAGGTAGCCACGGCGCATACACAAAGTTATTTGCCGTTTGCGGAGCTATTGCTCGAGCTGGACTTTGGTTCCGCTGCGCAGACTGCTGATGGCGCTGAGCCTGGCGTTGCCGCATCCGCACAGCATTACCGCCGCACCCTGGATTTGCACAGCGCCCTGCATGAACACAGCTACACGGTGGCTGGCCGGAGCATCACCGAGCAGGTCTACGTCTCGCCCGCGCATCAGGTAATGGTGGTGGAGCTTCGCGTGACGGGCGAACCATTGCCTAAGGTCACGGCCGCCTTGGCCAGTCAGTTGCGCATCAAGGCCGCCACCTCGCACCCCGGGGCTGCCACCCTGGAGCTGCAACTCCCCACCAATGCGGCACCCGATTACGCCAACCCGCCCACCGGCGTCGAATATGACCAGCCCGGCCGGGAATCGTTGCGCGGTGCTGTGGTGGCGCACTGGATCCATGACGGCACGGAACTGTCTGGCGCAGAAGACCAGTACGACGCCGGGACGTTGGCTGCCGCTGGCGTCTCCCGTTTGCGCCTTGTGCTGGCCACTGCCACCAACTTTGTTGGCTCACACCTTCCCCTGGATCCTCAAGTTGGTGCCCCGCTCAAACACGCCACCGAGTTGGTCCAGGCTGCCTCGAAGCTGACATCCACGGAACTCTTTCAATCTCACACCGCCAATCATCAGGAGCTGTACGAGCGGGCCGAACTGGATTTGGGTAGCCCCGCCGGTGATCCGGAACAGCCTACCGATGTCCGAATCCGTGAAACCCCGGCCGATCCCGCGCTCGCCGCTCTCCTGTTTAACTACGGCCGGTACTTGCTCATCAGTAGCTCCCGCCCCGGCACCCTGGCCAGCACCTTACAAGGCATCTGGAACGAGTCCATGCAGCCGCCGTGGAGTTCCAACTTCACCATCAATATCAACACTCAGATGAACTATTGGGCCGCCGAGGCCAGCAATTTGGCCGAGTGCCATGAGCCGCTTTTTGACCTCCTCGAGTCCCTCTCGCAGACCGGCCGGCACACGGCACGCACCGTTTATGGACTCGAGGGCTGGGTTGCGCACCACAACACGGATGCCTGGGCCTTCACCTCACCGGTGGCCGGCGATGCCTCGTGGGGGTTCTGGCCCATGGGAGGTGCCTGGCTGGCCACCCACCTCATCGAACATGTGCGCCACGGCGGCAGCGAGCAGTTCGCAGCAGAACGCGCCTGGCCCATCATCAAGGGAGCCAGCGAATTCGCGCTGGGCTGGCTCATTCCGCAAGCCGACGGCACCTTGGGCACCTCCCCGTCCACCTCCCCGGAAAACCACTTCCAAACCGAGGATGGAACAATTGCCGCTGCTGGCCAGAGTTCCACAGCGGATCTGACCATCATCGCCCGGCTCTTCCGTGCGGCACTTGAGTTGGCGCCGGCAGGAGACCCTCTGACGCATCAGCTGGAGACGGCACTGGGGCGTTTGCCTCAAATCCCCGTGGCGCCGGACGGCACCATTTCAGAATGGGCTCAGCCCTATGACCAACCGGAACCAACGCACCGGCACGTCTCCCACCTCTACTTTGCCTATCCCGGCGAGACCGAGCTGACCCCGGATTTGGCACAAGCAGTAGCCCGCACGCTCGACGCCCGCGGCGATGATTCCACCGGCTGGTCGCTGGCCTGGAAACTGGCACTAAGGGCCCGGCTGAAGGACACCGTGGCCGTGGAGCGGCTCCTGGCCCTCGTTTTCCGGACCGCGGGGGAGCAGCATAGCCCCCATGCTGGCGGGCTCTACCCCAACATGTTTGCCGCCCATCCGCCCTTCCAAATCGATGGCAATTTTGGTTTTGTGGCAGGTGTTGTGGAGTGTCTGGTGCAAAGCCATACCGGGCACATTGAGCTGCTGCCAGCGGTTCCCTCCCTGTGGCCACAAGGTTCGGTGCGCGGCCTGGTGGTGCGCCCGGGAATCGTCCTGGATTTGAGCTGGGGCTCGGAAACGGGCACCCCCACACTGCTCTCGGCACGGCTGCGGGCCAAATCCAAGACCACAGCCGGGCCAGCGAGCGTCACCTGGGGTGAGCTAAGCGCCGCAGTGCATGTCAGTGACGAGGCGTGGACCGAGCTGACCCCGGCAGATTTTTCCTCCTGA